One genomic window of Azospirillum sp. TSH58 includes the following:
- a CDS encoding tyrosine-type recombinase/integrase translates to MKHLEDKVKDNRIGLNHLRVHKQGVTVCILPYFGKMKVSDVKFSDVEAFKSFIIKSRNYSARSVKTRLSTLRAMEEFAKKRGMVKGQVISEACRELSPVGCGKIETFTPEQVQTLLTVSSKLYSGCSPRVRDMMECFVNISAFCGLRLGEIMGLTVKNIDINKRIIHVRHSLTDFDLLKAPKTKSGIRDVPMPVRVRDLLRSWIEQHYVENERGLIFRNETGTQVRQQNFHKWYWPRLLERAGLRVRGQKNLHFHALSTSPLAGWLSMDCRYPRWLRCWA, encoded by the coding sequence TTGAAGCATCTTGAGGATAAAGTTAAAGATAATCGAATTGGACTGAATCATCTAAGGGTTCATAAGCAGGGCGTCACTGTCTGCATCCTGCCGTATTTCGGAAAAATGAAGGTGTCGGACGTTAAATTCTCAGATGTCGAGGCGTTCAAATCATTCATCATAAAAAGCCGGAATTACTCTGCCCGATCGGTGAAGACGCGATTGTCAACGCTGCGGGCTATGGAAGAGTTTGCAAAAAAGAGAGGGATGGTTAAGGGGCAGGTGATATCAGAGGCGTGTAGGGAGTTGTCTCCTGTGGGTTGCGGTAAAATCGAAACTTTCACTCCAGAGCAAGTTCAAACACTGCTGACTGTTTCATCTAAGCTTTATAGCGGCTGTAGCCCCAGGGTTAGGGATATGATGGAGTGTTTTGTAAACATCTCTGCATTCTGTGGTCTGCGGCTTGGCGAAATCATGGGGCTCACTGTTAAGAACATCGACATTAACAAGAGGATTATTCATGTGAGGCACAGCCTTACTGATTTCGATTTATTGAAGGCGCCGAAGACGAAGTCTGGAATTAGGGATGTTCCTATGCCGGTGCGTGTTCGCGACTTGCTTCGCTCGTGGATTGAGCAACACTATGTCGAGAACGAGCGTGGTTTGATATTCCGGAATGAAACTGGCACGCAGGTTAGGCAACAGAACTTCCACAAGTGGTATTGGCCACGTCTGTTGGAACGAGCTGGGTTGAGGGTTCGAGGGCAGAAAAACTTGCATTTTCATGCGCTTAGCACTTCGCCGCTAGCTGGATGGTTGAGCATGGACTGCCGTTACCCGAGGTGGCTGCGCTGTTGGGCATAG